From the Candidatus Nomurabacteria bacterium genome, one window contains:
- a CDS encoding L,D-transpeptidase family protein, with protein MIIFKKYKIALAVIIFLGLIVSKSVYAAVDVFVDDGGTDLNPTSFSFEGDVVGAGTGFSMIPVWGVTATSLTNSAPVITPLADGSFSGSITGLTPNTTYYYQFIDAADGTIKLTIVDSFTTPLVFAGTDGGKDAVDLTGSGSGTSNPNCTNGDDSYCLLAPIPGLSEVNPANTDLGDYLNIIIKFAIGFAGALAVIMMVLGGIQYMSTDALSGKSEGRERITYALGGLLLALASYLILNTINPNLVNLHLGIQGTNIQVVESPEDIFALQVQSFESTGQNTLGNKYLMFGNYAAPLPSAGVSDFVNTYLKNGYSLSEIKINTSTKKAEFVAKNGGATKSVIIDINIGANGASEVGMGVSGDLKTPKGIWTIPANGRKISENQDSAILNGAGVNMGAAFVNTGATLPSGTDRGIGFHGQANNNLGNTAGCIKMRNDDILILYPYMVSGVKVNIF; from the coding sequence ATGATCATTTTTAAAAAATATAAGATTGCGCTAGCTGTTATTATTTTCTTGGGCCTGATCGTATCCAAGAGTGTTTATGCTGCTGTAGATGTTTTTGTTGATGATGGAGGAACAGATCTTAATCCAACATCTTTTTCTTTTGAGGGAGATGTTGTTGGAGCGGGGACCGGATTTTCTATGATCCCTGTATGGGGTGTTACAGCTACATCTTTAACAAATAGTGCCCCAGTAATTACACCGCTTGCGGACGGTTCATTTAGTGGTTCTATAACAGGCCTTACTCCAAATACAACTTACTACTATCAGTTTATAGATGCAGCTGACGGCACAATAAAGCTTACGATAGTAGATTCGTTTACTACTCCGCTTGTTTTTGCTGGTACGGATGGTGGTAAAGATGCCGTAGATTTGACCGGCTCTGGTTCAGGAACTTCAAATCCGAATTGTACAAATGGTGATGATTCATACTGTTTACTAGCTCCTATACCTGGTTTATCTGAAGTTAATCCGGCAAATACTGATCTTGGTGATTATCTGAATATAATTATAAAATTTGCGATTGGGTTTGCCGGTGCGCTTGCAGTTATCATGATGGTGCTTGGAGGTATTCAATATATGTCTACAGATGCGCTGTCTGGAAAGAGCGAGGGGAGAGAGCGTATTACTTATGCTCTGGGAGGATTATTGTTAGCTCTAGCTAGTTACTTAATACTAAATACAATAAATCCAAATTTGGTTAATTTACATCTTGGAATCCAGGGTACAAACATACAAGTTGTTGAATCGCCGGAAGATATATTTGCTTTACAGGTTCAGTCTTTTGAATCAACAGGGCAAAATACTTTGGGTAATAAGTATTTGATGTTTGGTAATTATGCTGCCCCTCTACCTAGTGCTGGAGTGTCCGATTTTGTAAATACATACTTGAAAAATGGATATTCTCTTTCAGAAATAAAAATAAATACATCTACTAAAAAAGCAGAATTTGTAGCAAAAAATGGAGGAGCAACGAAGAGCGTTATTATAGATATAAACATAGGAGCAAACGGTGCTTCTGAGGTGGGGATGGGTGTGAGTGGAGATTTAAAAACACCAAAAGGTATATGGACTATACCTGCAAATGGTAGGAAGATTTCTGAGAACCAGGATTCTGCTATTTTAAATGGAGCTGGTGTAAACATGGGCGCAGCTTTTGTGAATACAGGTGCTACTTTGCCTAGCGGCACAGATCGAGGTATTGGTTTTCATGGACAGGCTAACAATAATCTAGGAAATACAGCTGGATGTATAAAGATGCGAAATGACGACATCTTGATCCTTTATCCTTATATGGTTTCTGGTGTTAAAGTAAATATATTCTAG